The following nucleotide sequence is from Littorina saxatilis isolate snail1 unplaced genomic scaffold, US_GU_Lsax_2.0 scaffold_347, whole genome shotgun sequence.
AGCAGGCTCAAGTTCAGAAGAAGCGTTCAGTGGATTCACAATTAACAATGTGCGGTCTTTGAAAGTTGAAACTGAAGTATTCAGTCAGCAGATCACAACACAGGGGTCCGCGAGTGGCTTCAAGAAAGAAGCAGAGTCTCAGTTTTCGAGTTGTCCTCAGCCTTCTGCAACTCAACAGACCTGCAGACTATCTGTTGACGTGCCACTGCCAGAACAGAAACCCAACACCTTTGTAATCGGAGCAGCACCAGCCAAGTCACCGACGCAGTTATCGGCAGAGGGGTACTACCGCTGTGGCGGGTTTGGCGGCAGGTGCAGATTTCATTCCCTGATTCCTAATGATTTAGAGAAGCATATGAGAGAGGACCACCCACACGACGACACGTGCACTACTTGTGTTCATTGTGGGAGTGCTGAAATGGGTCCGGGCAATTTCCTCCGCCATCTTGAGCAGCATCTCTCCCTTCAGTCTCACGCACTGTACTGCTCTACCTGCGAATTCTCCTCCTATTCACCAGAAGAGGTGATAAGTCACATGGGGACCTGTCACCCAGCTCACAGAAATCACATCTGCTGGCTTTGCAACGACAAATTTAACCGCCTGCAGGAGTTTTCTAACCATATAAAACGAAACCTTGTAACCATCGCCAAATGTCCGCACTGCTCAGCGAAAGACGTGAATGAGAAAGCCATACTGTCACACATGATGTCCATTCACCCTGACCATGGCCGCAGAGTTGACTTTCACAAAACCCTCCTCTGTCAGGACCGCAAGATGAACAGCTGGAACCAGCAGAACGTCCCAGGTGCTAACAACGACAGTCAAGGGCCTTCAGCCCACATGCTGGCCCAAGCAGTTCCAGCTGAACACATCAGCTTGGACAAGGTTAGTCACAGTGGTTTATTAAGGCAGCAGAATACCCATGTTGACAGAAAAGTAGGCAGAATCGCTCCCATCACTGGACTACAGACACATGCATTACCACCAGACGAAATGCCTCCGCTACAGAGACAAAGGCCAACTGTTGTCAACGAAGAGGTACAAAGGCCAGCTTTCTACAATTTTCTGCAGAGCAGGGACCCTTCATCTGACAGACCTGAAAATGCATTTAGGACTTGGGAAGAGAATCAACAGGAGGAAGAATCCTCTGGCAATCCTCAGCATGTCTTGACTGCTGCAGGTTGTCCTGAGACAACCAGTCTTCAGGAAGAAATGACAACCAATGATGATCTGCAACACTTTCTAGGTGTAGGAGGCAATGATCAGCGTGAAACTGGAGAAAGTTATCAATATGAATCAACCACAACTGACACTCAGCCTTTCTTAGGGGATGAAGGCAGAAACCAACATGAAAACGCACAGCCTGAGAGTCATGAGCTGTACTTGGATGGGGCCAAGTTAGAACGGAACCTGGTAACCTCTGATTATCCCATTGAGAGTGATACCGTGTCTCTTGAACAATCTTTCGGTGTCCAAAGCAGTCAGCAACATATGAACACTGGAGATACTAATGAAGCCAAGACCACCAGTCTGCAGGAACTAGGAGTCGTTACAGACAGCCACGCATGTGAAGAGGGCTTTCGACACATTCAAAAAAATGAACATTACGACATGGACGGTGTAGAAAAGGTGAATGGTAGTTTGCAACTTGTCCAGGCTAGCACAAGTGGTACGAACCGCAGCCTGGAATCTGCAATGGATGGCCAGCTAAAAGCAGACAGTTTCTCTGCTGATCCTGATTTTAATAATGTCAAAAACGAATCCTCTCGGCGCAAAAAGGAGAGTGGTTCTGATCCTGATCAACAAAGAGCTGAAAACACAACAGGCGATGGCCCTGGAAGCAGTATTAGTGAGACGGTCAAGGAATCTTGTGCACATAACTCAAACTCTGTTCTGTCTAACATACAAAAGACAGCAGGCAGCACAGCAAACCTCGGGCCACAAGCCGAACACGCTATtacaagagaaagaaaagaacaagggAGTCCTCACAACGAACATCAAGTTGGTGGTGCGACTGAAGTAATGTCACCTACGAGAGATGTTCTTGTCGTCAACGAAAGGCAGTTTGACGTTGAAACAGTCACCATTCCGTTGGAGTCTTGGGTCGGGCAGACACTCAGGCGGCAGGATATAACCGAGAAGCATCTGTTTGCCTCCCATCCTGGGTCTTTTAAGGGGTTTGCTTGtcgctcgtgtgactttgtctCTGCTGACCCTGATTCAAAGTTCAACCACAAATGTCGACGATTGCGTTCTCTTCCTGAACAAGTCACCAAACCGATTCCAGTTCAGCCAACATCTCACAAGCAGAAAGCAGCACAGAAGAGTGCGTCTGCGAAGAACAGGTCCAAGCCAAAGCAGACTGTCAGAGCGAAGCCTTTAGTGCACTGCAACCTGTGTACAAAGGCAGGCACTTCCCACTCCAACATGCGGCTTCATGTCTACAGGGATCATTCTGAAGTGATTGTGTGCCCGCTGTGTCAGAAGAAGCCAGCCAACGACCgagttttctttcttcattttaaAGATGTGCACCCGGGCAAGCTTCGCCTCTTCTACACAGCGAAGGTCTCAAACTATCTGTCTGTGGACATCCTACCAACAACTCCGAAGCAGAGACGTAGGAGTGTTAATACTTTCAACAAGTCTGACAGACCTAAGGCAAAGCCCTCCATGAAAACTGGAGCTCTTGCACCGTCTACTTCACAGCCATCAAGCACAAAGAAGACATACAAAAGTCCTTTGCGAGTATGTCGGCTGTGCCAGCACTCTGGCCGTAGCTTGGGAAGGATGCGTTTGCACGTGTACACAGAACATAAGCAGATGATGAAATGCCCCAACTGTGATGTCTACCCGACCAATGATAGCAACCTTTACCAACACCTCTCTGAGTCGCACGAGGAAAACAAAGATATGCTGTACAGAGAATGTAGGTCAGTGAAGTGGATCGGACTTGCCATAGTCAAAGCAGACGATCTAAAACAGCCAAAGAAGCGGAAATATACTAACAGTGCAGCGGAGGCTTTACGTGCTAAACATGCACAAGTTGTCCACGAAAGACGTAGACACACAAATGGTAGGTTTAGAACTAAAATTACCAACAGGCATCGAAAAGTTGTTCCTCCAAGAACAGAATCAAGACCTTCCAACGCAGGCGTTTCTGTAGCGGCTGATACAAGTTCAAGAGAACCCAAAGTTGCACCCGAGACTCTGCCTGCTGAGGTTAATACTAGAGAGATGGAGTACAGGTGTCCTTACTGCAATTTTGTCTCAACAAACAAAATTAGTTGCTTCGCACATCTGTGCTGTCACTGTCATTACCGACGCTTCCAGTGCAAGTTCTGTTCGTTTCAAGCATACAGCAAGAACTCAGTCTTGGAGCACTGTCGTAAGAGCCACAGCGAAGATGCGGAATTTCGTGaaattgaaaataaaacagTTAAAGCTAGGGTTTGCAAACTCTTGAAGCAAGCGCATGTCCCTGTCGCAGCTCCCCAAACACTTAAGCGTCGACTTAACCGAGAGATAACGAGACATAAGCACAATACAAATCAGCATAAAATGCAAGAAAGAAGCCGAAGCTTACTGAACCAATCCGTACAGATCAAGAAACGTAGCTCAATTTCGTCCAAGAGCACGTCTTCTACTGTGTCGCCCAAGGACCTCGACCTTGACAACAGGTTCATTTGCCCCTACTGCAAAgggaaaagaaagacaaaaacccAAGTACGAAATGAAATTCGATTCCATATTCATTACAAGCCATACTGCTGCCCATATTGTCCAACCTTTTCTTCCAGTTCCGATAACTATATCAGGAAACACATTCCCAAGGCACACCCCGGGAGAGCAGTGTTTGTGACAGTTGACCGAAACGAGAGCAAAGAGAAGAAACTGAAAAGGCTGTTCAAGAAGGCAGTTGCTCTTTCACAGTTGCCGAGCAGAACAAAGGTAATGGGAGACGTCAAAAGCAAGTATCTGAAACATAAAAAAGATGATCAGCTATCAAAGCAAGGCCCGAAAAGCAAGTCTCAGAAACATTTCTGCAACGTCTGTCCGGCCAAAGGACCAAACGGGTGAGTGGTCAAGATTTgaagtctatctctctctctctctctctctctctctctctctctctctctctctctctctctctctctctctctctctctctctctctctctctctctctctctctctctctctctctctctctctctctctctctctctctctctgtataaagtcgtctataaggacgccccaacatatcttatacaactcttcaaatcatctccgtcatattattcaaacactcgaaataaccttgccttgtcaaggccccgcatcgatttgtttaaaactagtttttcttattctggtgcgttcctttggaattcactacctgtaattatcaagtcatgtctgtcattatcttcttttaaaagacagctccgaaagcacctctctaacgactaagtcggtgtacaatttgtgcgagtgtgtgtgaggatgtgtgaaagagaaagtgtatagtatgcttccattaacaagcacacttttgaattttttatttttattttgttatacttttccctacataattttgttttatttgattttttgtttaaatgttttcattcttcatatttgttctttgtttcatgtgtgtattatagtagggactagctgtaagaaaggaccatatggacctaatgctatcatccctcggtaataaagttttcgagttcgagttcgagttcgagttcctctccctctctctctctgtctctctctctgtctctctctctctgtctctctctccctctctctctctccctccctccctctctctctctctctctctctctctctctctctctctctctctctctctctctctctctctctctctgtggccttaGTACAATAAGCCATTCAGTGTtcagtgttctctctctctctctctctctctctctctctctctctctctctctctctctctctctctctctctctttctatctgcgtatgtttgtgagtgtgtgtgttgtgtgtgtttgtgcgtgtttgtgtgtgtctgtgtgtgtgtttgtgtgtgtgtgtgtgtttttgtgcgtggatatttgtgtgcgtgtgtgtgtgtgtatgcgtgcgtgtgtttgtatgtatacgtgtgtgtatgtatgtgtgtgtatgttgtgtctgttgtgtctgttttggtatgtctgtgtgtgagagagagagagagagagagagagagagagagagagagagagagagagagagagagagagagagagagagagagagagagagagagagagagaaaaaagagagaagaagacaaaagagagacagaataacaaaaagagaaaaatactAAACTACCTGTAAATTCTAATTAATTTTCGTTATTTCAGGGAGACCATCCCTTTGCACTACATTGAGGACCATTGCTCAGGCAGAACCGCAGACCTTCCGCGACTTTCGAGCAATCGTCACATCAGCATTAACCTTCCATCGACATCAACATCCACCTCTAGTGATGAAAGATTCGGTTTTCCACTCTTACAACGTGGCCAGCCCTCAAGTAGTTACCATCCTCATTCAGCTTCTGCGATGACAGAGCCAGTGTTGCACTCCCCGGACGTGGTGGACAGTCCACGACCACATCTGGTAATCATTTACCTTATACGTTGGAagccccccctttttttttctttttttttttaaggcacTGCGTGACGATTGCTCATTCATGATCAATATGTGCCTATGCTAGCAGCCTCCCTACATTCATACACCAAAACGGCAACGACTGTGATATGGCGAGCATTGTATAATAGATGCTCGAGATAAGGTGATTATTTCAAAT
It contains:
- the LOC138956773 gene encoding uncharacterized protein, which translates into the protein MDQPSRSSILPSRHGTSFDDDDGIIFIRTESPSILRTVWSDPIIKQEPETVEEEDDDVIFQGVGTRPAFIVSSAPVTRDVKNVLPLTSDPHTVTSASSSLSSEQRNTFIAGPSATLAGRDETITEGEESLPRSVCLPSGSRPATSEAKSGEALSSEELGQPSIRCTQENNVIYGDSIVLEFSEDGESISQYSADMEAPEEADEELQSSAMYQRPDRQIQDGTEKSKSTVNEQEQSSQSGSSATAGRSQTEEAGSSSEEAFSGFTINNVRSLKVETEVFSQQITTQGSASGFKKEAESQFSSCPQPSATQQTCRLSVDVPLPEQKPNTFVIGAAPAKSPTQLSAEGYYRCGGFGGRCRFHSLIPNDLEKHMREDHPHDDTCTTCVHCGSAEMGPGNFLRHLEQHLSLQSHALYCSTCEFSSYSPEEVISHMGTCHPAHRNHICWLCNDKFNRLQEFSNHIKRNLVTIAKCPHCSAKDVNEKAILSHMMSIHPDHGRRVDFHKTLLCQDRKMNSWNQQNVPGANNDSQGPSAHMLAQAVPAEHISLDKVSHSGLLRQQNTHVDRKVGRIAPITGLQTHALPPDEMPPLQRQRPTVVNEEVQRPAFYNFLQSRDPSSDRPENAFRTWEENQQEEESSGNPQHVLTAAGCPETTSLQEEMTTNDDLQHFLGVGGNDQRETGESYQYESTTTDTQPFLGDEGRNQHENAQPESHELYLDGAKLERNLVTSDYPIESDTVSLEQSFGVQSSQQHMNTGDTNEAKTTSLQELGVVTDSHACEEGFRHIQKNEHYDMDGVEKVNGSLQLVQASTSGTNRSLESAMDGQLKADSFSADPDFNNVKNESSRRKKESGSDPDQQRAENTTGDGPGSSISETVKESCAHNSNSVLSNIQKTAGSTANLGPQAEHAITRERKEQGSPHNEHQVGGATEVMSPTRDVLVVNERQFDVETVTIPLESWVGQTLRRQDITEKHLFASHPGSFKGFACRSCDFVSADPDSKFNHKCRRLRSLPEQVTKPIPVQPTSHKQKAAQKSASAKNRSKPKQTVRAKPLVHCNLCTKAGTSHSNMRLHVYRDHSEVIVCPLCQKKPANDRVFFLHFKDVHPGKLRLFYTAKVSNYLSVDILPTTPKQRRRSVNTFNKSDRPKAKPSMKTGALAPSTSQPSSTKKTYKSPLRVCRLCQHSGRSLGRMRLHVYTEHKQMMKCPNCDVYPTNDSNLYQHLSESHEENKDMLYRECRSVKWIGLAIVKADDLKQPKKRKYTNSAAEALRAKHAQVVHERRRHTNGRFRTKITNRHRKVVPPRTESRPSNAGVSVAADTSSREPKVAPETLPAEVNTREMEYRCPYCNFVSTNKISCFAHLCCHCHYRRFQCKFCSFQAYSKNSVLEHCRKSHSEDAEFREIENKTVKARVCKLLKQAHVPVAAPQTLKRRLNREITRHKHNTNQHKMQERSRSLLNQSVQIKKRSSISSKSTSSTVSPKDLDLDNRFICPYCKGKRKTKTQVRNEIRFHIHYKPYCCPYCPTFSSSSDNYIRKHIPKAHPGRAVFVTVDRNESKEKKLKRLFKKAVALSQLPSRTKVMGDVKSKYLKHKKDDQLSKQGPKSKSQKHFCNVCPAKGPNGETIPLHYIEDHCSGRTADLPRLSSNRHISINLPSTSTSTSSDERFGFPLLQRGQPSSSYHPHSASAMTEPVLHSPDVVDSPRPHLRRSEVPSSAGKATSRRPALDCSGDNGI